A part of Streptomyces sp. DSM 40750 genomic DNA contains:
- a CDS encoding DUF4349 domain-containing protein — translation MAETHVRRSRRPAGALAALFLAATLALTGCGAGDSSSGGEMASDSKADMSGRQEGALNGDSGTEQSGGKAADAPIKIAPSHIIRTASLTVRVKDVPKALDEARTTVETAGGFVGSESTTRDGKDRERTRVVLRVPTEKYDEVLAELEGTGTLIERKTKAEDVTDQVVDVESRIKTQQASVVRIRELMDRATKLTDVVTLEGELSSRQADLEALLAQQESLKDRTSLATITLSLSETAVKKADKDDDPGFMDALAGGWNAFVGLFRWLGMALAAILPFAVATALVLLVWFRFARTRRPRPATATATAGTAGSLPSAAPDKDEQD, via the coding sequence ATGGCCGAAACACACGTACGACGTTCCCGGCGGCCCGCAGGGGCCCTGGCCGCCCTGTTCCTCGCCGCCACCCTGGCGCTCACCGGCTGCGGCGCCGGTGACTCAAGCTCGGGTGGCGAGATGGCCTCCGACAGCAAGGCGGACATGTCCGGCCGACAGGAGGGCGCCCTGAACGGCGACAGCGGCACCGAACAGAGCGGCGGCAAGGCCGCCGACGCGCCGATCAAGATCGCCCCGAGCCACATCATCCGCACCGCCTCACTGACCGTACGGGTCAAGGACGTGCCGAAGGCCCTGGACGAGGCCCGCACCACCGTGGAGACCGCGGGCGGGTTCGTCGGCAGCGAGTCCACGACCCGGGACGGCAAGGACCGCGAACGCACCCGTGTCGTCCTGCGTGTGCCCACCGAGAAGTACGACGAGGTCCTCGCCGAACTGGAGGGCACCGGCACACTGATCGAGCGCAAGACCAAGGCCGAGGACGTCACCGACCAGGTCGTCGACGTGGAGAGCCGCATCAAGACGCAGCAGGCGAGTGTCGTCCGGATCCGCGAGTTGATGGACCGGGCGACCAAGCTCACCGATGTGGTCACCCTGGAGGGCGAGTTGAGCAGCCGTCAGGCCGACCTGGAGGCGCTGCTGGCCCAACAGGAGTCCCTGAAGGACCGCACGAGCCTCGCCACCATCACGCTGTCCCTGTCCGAGACCGCGGTGAAGAAGGCGGACAAGGACGACGACCCCGGCTTCATGGACGCGCTGGCGGGCGGCTGGAACGCGTTCGTCGGCCTGTTCCGCTGGCTGGGCATGGCACTCGCCGCGATCCTCCCCTTCGCCGTGGCCACGGCCCTCGTCCTGCTCGTGTGGTTCCGTTTCGCCCGTACCCGCCGACCCCGCCCGGCCACGGCGACAGCGACAGCAGGCACCGCGGGCTCGCTCCCGTCCGCCGCACCGGACAAGGACGAGCAGGACTGA
- the hemG gene encoding protoporphyrinogen oxidase: MSGSRTDAGHVVVIGAGIAGLAAAHGLLDRGARVTVLEASDRVGGKLLPGEIAGARVDFGAESMLARRPEAVALAREVGLADRLQPPATATASLWTRGALRPMPKGHVMGVPGTASALSGVLSDEGLARIERDADLPRTEVGDDVAVGEYVAARLGREVVDRLVEPLLGGVYAGDAYRISMRSAVPQLFQAARTHTSLTEAVRGIQERAAAAQQTGPVFMGIEGGVGGLPLAVAESVRARGAAILTRTPVTELRHEAPGGWRVVTGDRVLHADAVVVAVPAPVAAELLRAEAPEAATELAAVEYASMALVTLAYRRADITLPEGSGFLVPPVDGRTIKASTFASQKWGWIAEQNPDLLILRTSVGRYGETAILDHDDTHLVQVSRNDLREATGLSAAPLEARVTRWDDGLPQYPVGHHARVARVREHIGKLPGLAVCGAAYDGVGIPACIASAAAAVDQIHGDLRAVHDLTANPVRSPHGGAGE; the protein is encoded by the coding sequence ATGAGCGGATCACGTACGGACGCCGGGCACGTCGTCGTCATCGGGGCCGGGATCGCGGGGCTCGCCGCCGCGCACGGACTGCTGGACCGGGGTGCGAGAGTGACCGTCCTGGAGGCCTCGGACCGGGTCGGCGGGAAGCTGCTGCCCGGCGAGATCGCGGGCGCGCGGGTCGACTTCGGCGCCGAGTCGATGCTGGCGCGCCGCCCCGAGGCGGTCGCCCTCGCGAGAGAGGTCGGCCTCGCCGACCGGCTCCAGCCGCCCGCCACCGCCACGGCCTCCCTCTGGACGCGGGGCGCCCTGCGGCCCATGCCCAAGGGCCATGTGATGGGCGTCCCCGGCACCGCGTCCGCCCTCTCCGGTGTCCTCTCCGACGAAGGGCTGGCCCGGATCGAGCGTGACGCCGACCTGCCGCGCACCGAGGTGGGCGACGACGTGGCGGTAGGGGAGTACGTGGCGGCCCGCCTCGGCCGCGAGGTCGTCGACCGCCTGGTGGAGCCCCTGCTCGGCGGTGTCTACGCCGGCGACGCGTACCGCATCTCGATGCGCTCGGCCGTCCCGCAGCTCTTCCAGGCCGCCCGGACGCACACCTCCCTCACCGAGGCCGTCCGGGGGATCCAGGAGCGCGCGGCCGCCGCCCAGCAGACGGGCCCGGTCTTCATGGGCATCGAGGGCGGAGTGGGCGGACTGCCGCTCGCGGTCGCCGAGTCGGTGCGGGCGCGCGGCGCCGCGATCCTGACCCGGACGCCCGTCACGGAGCTGCGGCATGAGGCCCCCGGTGGCTGGCGCGTCGTCACCGGCGACCGCGTCCTGCACGCCGACGCCGTCGTCGTGGCCGTCCCCGCCCCGGTCGCCGCCGAACTGCTGCGTGCCGAGGCCCCCGAGGCCGCCACGGAACTGGCCGCCGTCGAGTACGCCTCCATGGCCCTGGTCACCCTCGCCTACCGCCGCGCCGACATCACCCTTCCGGAGGGCAGCGGCTTCCTGGTGCCGCCGGTCGACGGCCGCACCATCAAGGCGTCCACCTTCGCCTCCCAGAAGTGGGGCTGGATCGCCGAGCAGAACCCCGACCTGCTGATCCTGCGCACCTCCGTCGGCCGTTACGGCGAGACGGCGATCCTGGACCACGACGACACCCACCTCGTGCAGGTGTCGAGAAACGACCTGCGCGAGGCCACCGGTCTGTCCGCCGCGCCGCTCGAAGCCCGCGTCACCCGCTGGGACGACGGCCTGCCCCAGTACCCGGTCGGCCACCACGCGCGCGTGGCCCGCGTCCGCGAGCACATCGGCAAGCTGCCGGGCCTCGCGGTCTGCGGCGCGGCGTACGACGGCGTCGGCATCCCGGCCTGCATCGCGAGCGCGGCGGCCGCCGTCGACCAGATCCACGGTGACCTGCGCGCTGTGCATGACCTGACCGCCAACCCGGTGCGAAGCCCGCACGGCGGAGCGGGAGAATAA
- the hemQ gene encoding hydrogen peroxide-dependent heme synthase → MSDDAPTTESGRIPNKGKLAKDLNEVIRYTLWSVFKLKDVLPEDRAGYADEVQELFDQLAAKDVTIRGTYDVSGLRADADLMIWWHAETSDQLQEAYNLFRRTRLGRALTPVWSNMALHRPAEFNRSHIPAFLADETPRDYVSVYPFVRSYDWYLLPDEDRRRMLADHGKMARGFPDVRANTVASFSLGDYEWMLAFEADELYRIVDLMRHLRASEARMHVREEVPFYTGRRKSVAELVAGLA, encoded by the coding sequence ATGAGCGACGACGCCCCCACCACCGAGTCCGGCCGCATCCCGAACAAGGGCAAGCTGGCCAAGGACCTCAACGAGGTCATCCGCTACACGCTGTGGTCCGTCTTCAAGCTGAAGGACGTGCTGCCGGAGGACCGCGCCGGTTACGCCGACGAGGTCCAGGAGCTGTTCGACCAGCTCGCCGCGAAGGACGTGACCATCCGCGGTACGTACGACGTGTCGGGCCTGCGCGCCGACGCCGACCTCATGATCTGGTGGCACGCCGAGACCAGCGACCAGCTCCAGGAGGCGTACAACCTCTTCCGCCGCACCAGGCTGGGCCGCGCGCTCACCCCGGTGTGGTCGAACATGGCGCTGCACCGCCCCGCCGAGTTCAACCGCTCGCACATCCCGGCGTTCCTCGCCGACGAGACGCCCCGTGACTACGTCAGCGTCTACCCCTTCGTGCGCTCCTACGACTGGTACCTGCTGCCCGACGAGGACCGCCGCCGCATGCTCGCGGACCACGGCAAGATGGCCCGCGGCTTCCCGGACGTCCGCGCCAACACGGTCGCCTCGTTCTCCCTGGGCGACTACGAGTGGATGCTGGCCTTCGAGGCCGACGAGCTGTACCGCATCGTCGACCTCATGCGCCACCTCCGCGCCTCCGAGGCCCGCATGCACGTCCGCGAGGAGGTCCCGTTCTACACGGGCCGCAGGAAGTCGGTCGCGGAACTGGTGGCAGGGCTGGCATAA
- a CDS encoding alpha/beta hydrolase, which yields MRAAVLYGTVGAVVLGSLGAAPARSDARGVAAKVAVVAQRAAEEGIRFGKCPVAEGLPDGIQCGTVKVPLDYARPEGRQISLTVSRVEARGKDAKGKKAERQGALVFNPGGPGASGMFFPLIGYVPQWKRVAAAYDLVGYAPRGVGRSAPLSCQDPKRLYRGPSPAPTYPSESYKKERIARAKAYARGCAQRAGSALRHYHSLNNARDLDVLRAALGEHRLTFMGASYGTYLGALYATLFPSHVRRMVFDSAVNPDPDQIWYQNNLDQSAAFEGRWADFRAWVAKHHKVYGLGDTPERVLRSYERAAARLASRPAGGKVGPGQLQSAFLQAAYYDDYWPQRALALSAYLKGDPKPLVQIAGPYPEAAVEQENAGAVYTAVECNDGPWPTEWRVWDRDNTRLARTAPFETWDNVWTNLPCAYWGGPRQRPLDVRTGPGELPPTLILAAERDAAAPYDGAIELHRRFWGSVLVTERDSGNHGIGGGPNACVNAHLEAYLLEGRLPVRRAACAPHPEPKPSAPRVGTVEKPRVGRG from the coding sequence ATGCGTGCTGCCGTTCTCTACGGGACCGTCGGGGCGGTGGTGCTGGGTTCCCTCGGCGCGGCGCCGGCCAGGAGTGACGCGAGGGGGGTGGCGGCAAAGGTCGCTGTCGTGGCGCAGCGGGCCGCCGAGGAGGGGATCCGGTTCGGGAAGTGTCCGGTGGCGGAGGGGCTGCCGGACGGGATTCAGTGCGGGACGGTCAAGGTGCCGCTCGACTACGCGCGGCCCGAGGGCAGGCAGATCTCGCTGACCGTCAGCCGGGTCGAGGCCAGGGGGAAGGACGCCAAGGGGAAGAAGGCCGAGCGGCAAGGGGCGCTCGTGTTCAATCCGGGCGGGCCCGGGGCCTCCGGGATGTTCTTTCCGCTCATCGGCTACGTCCCGCAGTGGAAGCGGGTCGCGGCCGCGTACGACCTCGTGGGGTACGCCCCGCGCGGAGTCGGGCGTTCGGCACCGCTGTCCTGTCAGGACCCGAAGCGGCTGTACCGGGGGCCCTCACCGGCGCCGACGTACCCGTCGGAGTCGTACAAGAAGGAGCGGATCGCGCGGGCGAAGGCGTACGCGCGTGGGTGTGCGCAGCGGGCCGGAAGCGCGCTGCGGCACTACCACTCCCTCAACAACGCCCGCGACCTGGACGTGCTGCGCGCCGCGCTCGGCGAGCACCGGCTGACGTTCATGGGGGCGTCGTACGGGACGTACCTCGGGGCGCTGTACGCGACGCTGTTCCCCTCACATGTGCGCCGGATGGTCTTCGACTCGGCGGTGAACCCGGATCCCGATCAGATCTGGTACCAGAACAATCTCGATCAGTCGGCGGCGTTCGAAGGGCGCTGGGCGGACTTCCGGGCCTGGGTCGCCAAGCACCACAAGGTGTACGGGCTGGGCGACACCCCGGAGAGGGTGCTGCGGAGCTACGAGCGGGCGGCGGCGCGGCTGGCCTCCCGGCCCGCCGGGGGCAAGGTGGGACCGGGGCAGTTGCAGAGCGCGTTCCTGCAGGCCGCGTACTACGACGACTACTGGCCGCAGCGTGCGCTGGCTCTCTCCGCGTATCTGAAGGGCGACCCGAAGCCGCTCGTCCAGATCGCCGGTCCGTACCCGGAGGCGGCCGTCGAGCAGGAGAACGCGGGCGCCGTCTACACGGCCGTCGAGTGCAACGACGGGCCCTGGCCGACGGAGTGGCGGGTCTGGGACCGCGACAACACGCGGCTCGCGCGTACCGCGCCCTTCGAGACGTGGGACAACGTCTGGACGAATCTGCCGTGCGCCTACTGGGGCGGGCCGCGTCAGCGGCCGCTGGATGTGCGCACGGGGCCGGGCGAGCTACCGCCGACGCTGATTCTGGCGGCCGAGCGGGATGCGGCCGCGCCGTACGACGGGGCGATCGAGCTGCATCGGCGGTTCTGGGGGTCGGTGCTGGTGACTGAACGGGATTCCGGGAACCACGGGATCGGGGGCGGGCCCAACGCATGCGTGAACGCGCACTTGGAGGCATACCTGCTGGAGGGCCGTCTCCCGGTGCGGCGCGCGGCATGCGCACCGCACCCGGAGCCGAAGCCGAGCGCTCCGCGGGTCGGGACCGTGGAGAAACCGCGGGTCGGTCGTGGTTGA
- a CDS encoding TIGR04222 domain-containing membrane protein, with translation MFWVLFLLPAWAVAGVSCARLCLASMRAATADTDVRAHHAHHCHRLTLYEAAFLAGGPARVADLTLVSMARQHRLLLAHTGWATVVDPDGRDEMERSVIGAIGPGGQSRIAPVRRTAAAAESVRRLSDRLVAAGLAVPDATRASVADAVTQVRGAALAVCGLGTLALLLPSQGFEERRVLVTLWFALPLVLTLGCLVIAQVEGQPYRRWASPAGVRVLKAAVGRDGGDIADLVSVAVRGVRAVDSPELRAAFDHR, from the coding sequence ATGTTCTGGGTTCTCTTCCTACTGCCGGCCTGGGCCGTCGCCGGTGTGTCCTGTGCCCGACTGTGTCTGGCCTCGATGCGTGCGGCTACCGCCGACACGGACGTCCGCGCACATCACGCCCATCACTGCCACCGGCTCACGCTGTACGAGGCGGCGTTCCTGGCCGGCGGCCCCGCGCGCGTCGCCGACCTCACGCTCGTCTCCATGGCCCGCCAGCACCGGCTCCTCCTCGCCCACACCGGCTGGGCGACCGTCGTGGACCCGGACGGGCGCGACGAGATGGAACGCTCGGTCATCGGCGCGATAGGCCCCGGCGGGCAGTCCCGGATAGCGCCCGTACGGCGGACCGCCGCGGCCGCGGAGTCCGTACGACGCCTCTCCGACCGGCTCGTCGCGGCGGGGCTGGCCGTGCCGGACGCGACGCGGGCGAGTGTGGCCGACGCGGTCACGCAGGTGCGGGGCGCCGCGCTGGCCGTGTGCGGGTTGGGGACGCTGGCGTTGCTGCTGCCCTCCCAGGGGTTCGAGGAACGGCGTGTTCTGGTCACGTTGTGGTTCGCCCTGCCGCTGGTGCTGACCCTCGGCTGTCTTGTCATCGCGCAGGTCGAGGGGCAGCCGTACAGGCGGTGGGCCTCGCCTGCGGGGGTGCGGGTGTTGAAGGCCGCGGTCGGGCGGGACGGGGGCGACATCGCGGACCTCGTCTCCGTGGCCGTTCGGGGGGTGCGGGCGGTGGATTCCCCCGAGTTGCGGGCGGCGTTCGATCATCGGTAG
- a CDS encoding DUF4142 domain-containing protein, with the protein MRTTNGRGGLFSGTGLIVAGLTATLIALVFPIWSYADRSGTGADVLSASTVTTEYGPLSGLDREFITKVRLAGLWELPAGQQAQTKGTTEAVRTAGDHLIEGHTFLDARVRNVAARLSLPLPNQPTDQQKAWLDTLTAAQGEEYDREFANVLRLAHGKVFSVVAQVRATTRNSLVRDLADDANTTVLDHIKVLEATGLVDYDAIARDAAAASTPPITNSPAPPGPLIDPGSPVPVTPSPSPPTPSPAESSPRYTLPPAANGPEGDDT; encoded by the coding sequence ATGCGAACCACCAACGGCAGAGGAGGACTGTTCAGTGGCACAGGACTCATCGTCGCCGGACTGACAGCGACACTCATCGCGCTGGTCTTCCCGATCTGGTCCTACGCGGACCGCTCAGGGACCGGCGCCGACGTGCTCAGCGCGTCCACCGTGACGACGGAGTACGGCCCGCTGTCCGGCCTGGACCGGGAGTTCATCACCAAGGTCAGGCTGGCGGGGCTGTGGGAGCTGCCCGCCGGACAGCAGGCCCAGACGAAGGGCACCACCGAGGCCGTACGGACCGCCGGGGACCATCTCATCGAGGGGCACACCTTCCTCGACGCCCGCGTCCGCAACGTCGCCGCGCGCCTCAGCCTGCCGCTGCCCAACCAGCCGACCGACCAGCAGAAGGCCTGGCTGGACACGCTGACGGCGGCGCAGGGCGAGGAGTACGACCGCGAGTTCGCCAACGTCCTGCGCCTGGCGCACGGCAAGGTGTTCTCCGTCGTCGCCCAGGTCCGCGCCACCACCCGCAACTCGCTGGTCCGCGATCTCGCCGACGACGCCAACACCACCGTCCTCGACCACATCAAGGTCCTGGAGGCCACCGGCCTCGTCGACTACGACGCGATCGCCCGCGACGCGGCCGCCGCGAGCACCCCGCCCATCACCAACTCCCCCGCCCCGCCGGGTCCGTTGATCGACCCCGGCTCCCCGGTCCCGGTGACCCCGTCCCCTTCGCCGCCCACCCCGTCCCCGGCGGAGTCGTCCCCGCGCTACACACTGCCGCCGGCCGCCAACGGGCCGGAGGGGGACGACACCTAG